One window of Etheostoma spectabile isolate EspeVRDwgs_2016 chromosome 6, UIUC_Espe_1.0, whole genome shotgun sequence genomic DNA carries:
- the LOC116690903 gene encoding CCN family member 3 — protein sequence MTNLPQRALFFFFTAQVFTQVWSQVCPRRCLCPKEPPMCLPGVPLILDDCACCLVCARQKGQVCSDTNPCDTRKGLQCEYTADVHKRTGICAAHEGDVCVLDGSVYQNGQTFFPSCKYQCICRDGQIACVPRCTVDVMLPGPDCPIPRRVLVPGECCEKWVCEHQTEASALGGIAMAAYRQEETVRFDNWDPSLNCIEQTTEWGACSQTCGMGVSTRVTNKNRRCEMMKQSRLCMIRPCDDHQDQTQLTQLAPKRGSKCQRMVRSDTAVHLSYNNCTSVQAYKPRYCGSCTDGRCCTPHRTKTAVVEFQCANAKTTRKPVMAILTCACHSHCPRDNAVWQPSELGYSGYRS from the exons ATGACCAATCTGCCACAGagagctctttttttcttctttacagcACAG GTGTTTACTCAAGTCTGGTCACAGGTCTGTCCTCGGAGATGCCTGTGCCCTAAGGAGCCCCCCATGTGTCTCCCTGGGGTGCCTTTGATCCTGGATGACTGTGCCTGTTGCCTGGTGTGTGCCCGTCAGAAAGGGCAGGTCTGCTCTGATACAAACCCCTGTGACACACGAAAAGGGCTGCAGTGTGAATACACCGCTGACGTCCACAAGAGGACTGGTATCTGTGCCG CTCATGaaggagatgtgtgtgttttggacgGTTCTGTCTATCAGAACGGCCAGACTTTTTTCCCCAGCTGTAAGTACCAGTGTATATGCCGGGATGGGCAGATCGCCTGTGTGCCGCGCTGCACCGTGGACGTGATGCTGCCCGGGCCAGACTGCCCCATTCCACGCAGGGTCCTGGTGCCTGGAGAGTGCTGCGAGAAGTGGGTGTGTGAGCACCAGACCGAGGCCAGTGCACTGGGCGGCATTGCCATGGCGG CCTATCGTCAGGAGGAAACAGTGAGATTTGACAATTGGGACCCTAGCCTGAACTGCATTGAGCAGACAACAGAGTGGGGGGCCTGTTCTCAAACCTGCGGCATGGGGGTGTCCACCAGGGTCACTAATAAGAATCGCCGGTGTGAGATGATGAAGCAGAGCCGACTGTGTATGATCAGACCCTGTGACGACCACCAGGACCAGACACAGCTCACACAGCTTGCACCAAAG AGAGGCAGTAAGTGTCAGAGGATGGTGAGGAGCGACACAGCTGTCCACCTCTCCTACAATAACTGCACCAGTGTCCAGGCCTACAAGCCTCGCTACTGTGGTTCCTGCACAGACGGCCGCTGCTGTACCCCCCACAGAACCAAGACCGCCGTGGTGGAGTTCCAGTGTGCCAACGCTAAAACCACCAGGAAACCAGTCATGGCCATCCTGACCTGTGCCTGCCACAGCCATTGCCCCCGAGACAATGCTGTGTGGCAGCCATCAGAGCTGGGATATAGCGGTTATAGGTCATAG